One Leptospira wolbachii serovar Codice str. CDC genomic region harbors:
- a CDS encoding penicillin-binding protein, whose protein sequence is MTEYKQRFKYIILFILFLFVILLFRVIYLTYFNDNIINLKSSKYVQRGTIYDRRGIELAISRESATVGIDPTNIYDPELTAQELGPILGISPTKLIETIRDKQNYFLLKREIELTKAEKIKALSLPGVRVEKEYKRIYPQGSLAASLLGFTGYDDDKALSGLEMLFNLELLSTPDAESTKGNNVHLTIDSIIQYRLEKSLQKAFIQTASKRGIGMIMDTETGKILAMASFPNFDPNHFQDFPLESHSNWSIRHVYEPGSTMKIFIALMLLNEGKILPGERFHCPGYIEIGKTTIRCTDNHGHVNLDEILQYSCNVGIIKAAQKIDEATYYSYMDKFKFGKRTNFSIHEAKGYLPPLNKWNKSTPYFLSIGQGLSVTPIQLITAAAAVVNGGILFEPSVVSQVTNSYGELVHEFSIKHELLGIKEGAAKKTLNAMSKAVSQGTGKKAYLENYFIAGKTGTSQKAKAGAGYQAGLFTASFLGFFPAEKPKYVGLIVFDEPGGDAHTGGGIAAPVFREVVESIIPIVEKSEKALVYRLKGERNKIYKFDPKVMPDLTGFTASETIQILKQLKAEYKLEGSGFVKSQDPKAGSSLSPNTAIKIVLEP, encoded by the coding sequence ATGACCGAATACAAACAACGTTTTAAGTATATCATTCTATTTATACTCTTCCTTTTCGTCATCCTACTCTTTCGCGTTATCTATCTCACTTATTTTAATGATAATATCATTAATCTAAAGTCGAGTAAGTATGTACAACGAGGAACTATCTACGATAGGAGAGGGATTGAACTTGCGATCTCTCGCGAGTCGGCAACGGTTGGAATTGATCCAACAAATATCTATGATCCGGAACTCACAGCACAGGAGCTCGGTCCCATACTTGGAATCTCACCAACAAAACTGATTGAAACCATTCGCGACAAACAGAATTATTTTTTATTAAAAAGAGAAATTGAGCTTACCAAAGCAGAAAAAATCAAAGCTCTCTCGTTACCCGGTGTTCGTGTGGAAAAAGAATACAAACGAATTTATCCGCAAGGAAGTTTAGCCGCCAGTCTACTTGGTTTTACAGGTTACGATGATGACAAAGCCCTCTCAGGACTTGAGATGTTGTTCAATTTGGAATTGTTATCTACACCCGATGCAGAATCAACCAAAGGAAATAATGTTCATCTAACTATTGATAGTATCATTCAATACCGATTAGAGAAGTCACTGCAGAAAGCCTTTATCCAAACTGCTTCCAAACGGGGAATCGGTATGATTATGGATACAGAAACAGGGAAAATTTTAGCGATGGCATCTTTCCCCAATTTTGATCCCAACCATTTCCAAGATTTTCCTTTAGAATCTCATTCCAATTGGTCTATCCGCCATGTTTATGAACCGGGATCGACAATGAAAATCTTCATTGCCCTAATGTTACTGAATGAAGGCAAAATCCTTCCCGGCGAAAGGTTTCATTGTCCAGGATACATTGAAATAGGAAAAACAACCATTCGTTGTACTGACAATCATGGTCATGTGAATTTGGATGAAATTTTACAATACTCCTGTAACGTTGGAATCATTAAAGCAGCCCAAAAAATTGATGAAGCAACATACTACAGTTATATGGATAAATTTAAATTTGGAAAAAGAACCAACTTTTCCATCCATGAGGCGAAAGGATATTTACCTCCTTTAAACAAATGGAATAAAAGTACACCTTACTTTTTATCCATTGGACAAGGTCTATCTGTCACACCAATCCAACTCATCACAGCAGCAGCGGCAGTTGTAAATGGAGGGATTTTATTTGAACCCTCCGTGGTTTCGCAAGTGACCAATTCCTATGGGGAACTGGTTCATGAATTTTCCATAAAACATGAGTTACTGGGTATTAAAGAAGGAGCGGCAAAAAAAACATTAAATGCTATGAGTAAGGCCGTCTCACAAGGAACGGGAAAAAAAGCTTATTTAGAAAATTACTTTATCGCAGGAAAAACGGGAACTTCGCAAAAAGCAAAAGCTGGGGCAGGATACCAAGCAGGTTTATTCACAGCCAGTTTTCTCGGATTTTTTCCAGCAGAAAAGCCAAAGTATGTGGGTCTTATTGTTTTTGATGAACCTGGTGGGGATGCCCATACGGGTGGCGGGATTGCAGCACCTGTCTTTCGTGAGGTGGTAGAAAGTATCATTCCTATTGTCGAAAAAAGTGAGAAGGCTCTTGTTTACCGATTGAAAGGCGAAAGAAATAAAATTTATAAATTCGATCCTAAGGTAATGCCTGACCTTACTGGATTCACTGCTTCTGAAACTATCCAAATTTTAAAACAACTCAAAGCAGAATACAAATTAGAAGGTTCCGGGTTTGTCAAATCGCAAGATCCAAAAGCAGGGTCTTCCCTTTCCCCCAATACAGCGATCAAAATCGTTTTGGAACCTTAA
- the thrC gene encoding threonine synthase → MSLTKYQFRAQFRCTNDSCRKTYPLHQVIYSCEACGELLNVEHDIDSLKQVSAPEWKSEFESRFRSSQFPNASGVWGKKEWVLPGISDENIITSGEGTSHLYDASRFAKDLGLANLYVKQCGVSHTGSFKDLGMTVLVSQVKQMISDGVPIQAVACASTGDTSAALASYAAKAGIPSIILLPANKVSTAQLIQPVANGALVLALETDFDGCMAVVKELTKEKSIYLANSMNSLRIEGQKTISVEITQQLGWKVPDWIVIPGGNLGNVSALGMGFEMMYELGLIDKYPRIILAQAKNASPLYESFKNGFADFAPVTAEKTLASAIQIGDPVSVKKAIRILKKFNGIVEVATEEELANAAARGDLYGLYNDPHTGVALAALLKSVESGVVKKGESVVVISTANGLKFTEFKLAFHEGKIPNIDEKLKNRIQSCKPNISGVMEILGKQLKKL, encoded by the coding sequence ATGTCACTTACAAAATATCAATTCCGAGCACAGTTTCGTTGTACCAATGACTCTTGTCGCAAAACCTACCCTCTCCACCAAGTGATTTATTCCTGCGAAGCTTGCGGGGAACTTTTAAATGTTGAACATGATATAGACAGTCTGAAACAAGTTTCTGCACCCGAATGGAAATCGGAATTTGAATCTCGGTTCCGATCTAGCCAATTTCCCAATGCCTCTGGTGTTTGGGGAAAAAAGGAATGGGTGTTACCCGGAATCAGCGATGAAAATATCATCACTTCGGGCGAAGGAACCAGCCATTTGTATGACGCTTCTCGTTTTGCTAAAGATTTGGGTTTGGCAAACCTGTACGTCAAACAGTGCGGAGTTTCTCACACTGGCTCTTTTAAAGATTTAGGAATGACGGTCCTTGTGAGCCAAGTCAAACAAATGATTTCGGACGGAGTGCCTATCCAAGCAGTGGCTTGTGCCTCCACGGGAGATACCTCGGCAGCGCTCGCTTCTTATGCAGCAAAAGCTGGAATTCCATCCATTATACTTTTACCAGCAAACAAGGTATCTACGGCCCAACTCATCCAACCCGTTGCCAATGGGGCTCTAGTTTTGGCACTCGAAACAGACTTTGATGGTTGTATGGCAGTGGTGAAAGAACTCACCAAAGAAAAATCCATTTATCTTGCCAACTCTATGAATTCACTTCGTATCGAAGGACAAAAAACAATCTCTGTGGAAATTACACAACAGTTAGGTTGGAAAGTTCCCGATTGGATAGTCATTCCCGGTGGAAACTTAGGAAATGTTTCTGCACTTGGTATGGGATTTGAGATGATGTATGAACTTGGACTTATCGATAAGTACCCGAGAATTATATTAGCGCAGGCAAAAAATGCAAGTCCACTCTACGAATCGTTTAAGAATGGTTTTGCGGACTTCGCTCCTGTGACCGCAGAAAAAACTTTAGCTTCTGCAATCCAAATTGGTGATCCTGTCTCCGTGAAAAAAGCGATCCGCATCTTAAAAAAATTCAACGGAATCGTGGAAGTCGCAACGGAAGAAGAGTTGGCCAATGCAGCGGCTCGTGGAGATCTTTACGGACTTTATAATGATCCTCATACTGGTGTGGCTCTTGCGGCTCTATTGAAATCGGTGGAATCGGGAGTAGTCAAAAAGGGTGAGTCGGTGGTTGTGATCTCCACAGCAAATGGACTTAAGTTCACAGAATTCAAACTAGCCTTCCATGAAGGGAAAATCCCTAATATTGATGAGAAATTAAAGAACCGAATCCAATCATGCAAACCAAACATCAGCGGGGTGATGGAAATCCTAGGTAAACAACTGAAGAAGTTATAA
- a CDS encoding LIC10486 family protein, which translates to MSELSSKAEQLKRQADLIGLTREAVFTDEQAKEVLQGKITDGYLVKIKIDLDSLNGMVLILVSSIRKHLMELYAVVGTSPTFRRIRTFADHVQISTDLGDIGKTGGYDPAISENIGRAVHRAFTKEKLEELLPLWQKKDPSHIAEILEMPILAATKGRNIKLQAEVDKISTAKFRYENPMKGVILPIPKPEDETASAQDASVPGISTEPAKGELSSLDRQIAQYRASFPKELNMKTVISPINGVEFDNLIEGMEILFRVPTETPEGQTNAQILGLIDEEGKISKEPVVGRFLGIAGNKTEYHIFAEGPNQYLLHSIEEHPVKVAIPKPAGMSGTANKGSAAQSAKKKAGNASAQESKSSGANLFILMGVFITIVLFGVLIFVMVIL; encoded by the coding sequence ATGTCCGAATTAAGCTCAAAAGCAGAACAACTCAAACGACAAGCAGACCTAATCGGTCTGACAAGAGAAGCCGTGTTTACGGACGAACAAGCCAAAGAAGTTTTACAAGGTAAAATTACAGACGGTTACCTTGTGAAAATCAAAATAGATTTGGACAGTTTGAACGGAATGGTTCTCATTCTCGTATCTTCCATTCGTAAACATCTTATGGAATTGTATGCCGTGGTGGGGACATCACCAACATTTCGACGGATTCGAACTTTTGCAGACCATGTTCAGATCTCAACGGACTTAGGTGATATTGGCAAAACCGGCGGTTATGATCCTGCGATTTCAGAAAACATTGGGCGTGCTGTACACAGAGCCTTCACCAAAGAGAAGTTAGAGGAACTCCTTCCCCTTTGGCAAAAAAAAGATCCTTCTCATATTGCTGAAATTTTAGAAATGCCCATCCTTGCGGCAACAAAAGGTAGAAATATAAAACTGCAAGCGGAAGTAGATAAAATTTCTACAGCAAAGTTTCGTTATGAAAATCCAATGAAAGGTGTGATCCTTCCCATCCCTAAACCAGAAGATGAAACGGCTTCGGCCCAAGACGCTTCAGTCCCGGGAATTTCCACCGAACCAGCGAAAGGTGAACTTTCCTCACTGGACCGTCAAATTGCCCAATACCGGGCTTCCTTTCCTAAAGAATTGAATATGAAAACGGTCATTTCTCCCATCAACGGTGTGGAGTTTGATAATTTAATCGAAGGAATGGAAATTCTTTTTCGTGTTCCCACAGAAACTCCCGAGGGTCAAACGAATGCACAAATTCTTGGACTCATCGATGAAGAAGGGAAAATTTCCAAAGAACCAGTGGTAGGCAGGTTTCTTGGAATTGCTGGAAACAAAACAGAATATCATATTTTTGCAGAAGGACCAAACCAGTATTTGCTTCATTCGATTGAAGAACATCCTGTGAAGGTAGCCATTCCAAAACCAGCAGGTATGTCAGGCACAGCAAACAAAGGTTCTGCGGCACAAAGTGCCAAGAAAAAAGCAGGTAACGCTTCGGCTCAGGAATCCAAGTCTTCTGGAGCAAACTTATTTATTCTAATGGGTGTTTTTATCACCATCGTACTCTTTGGAGTGCTGATCTTTGTCATGGTGATCTTGTAG
- the lepB gene encoding signal peptidase I → MYSIQGNSMYPTLEHGSVVFVWKGGFAISAKFFGTELLYTDPKINKLDLVLFVSKEDELVVKRVIGLPGEFYSIEAGRVLIDSTELLENYLPQGTYTSEPSTSIFLNRHNSPFLAMDKQGRIPPGYYLLLGDNRQYSTDSRSFGLVPVEKIKGKVIFYF, encoded by the coding sequence ATCTATTCCATTCAGGGAAATTCCATGTATCCGACCTTGGAACACGGGTCTGTTGTCTTTGTTTGGAAGGGTGGATTTGCCATTTCTGCCAAATTCTTTGGAACGGAACTTCTATACACGGACCCCAAAATCAACAAATTGGACTTGGTGCTTTTTGTGAGTAAGGAGGATGAACTTGTCGTCAAACGAGTGATAGGTTTACCAGGAGAATTTTATTCTATTGAGGCGGGACGTGTCCTCATTGATTCCACCGAGCTGTTAGAAAATTATCTTCCTCAAGGAACTTACACAAGTGAGCCAAGTACGTCTATATTTCTCAATCGTCACAACTCACCTTTTCTAGCTATGGATAAACAAGGTAGAATTCCCCCGGGTTATTATCTTCTTCTAGGTGACAACAGGCAGTATTCAACGGATTCCCGATCCTTTGGACTCGTACCTGTAGAAAAAATCAAAGGCAAAGTGATCTTCTATTTTTAA
- the leuS gene encoding leucine--tRNA ligase — MNYPFQDIEQKWQKHWDDHQTFRTNAHSTKPKYYCLDMFPYPSGAGLHVGHPEGYTATDIISRLKRMEGFEVLHPMGWDAFGLPAERYAMTTGVHPRTTTKNNIDTFRRQIKSLGLSYDWNREISTTHPDYYRWTQWIFLQIYNSYFDRKKNKALPITELIQSLESEGSTFFEGKELPKGIQFSPTEWKAKSRKEKEDILSFFRLVYEANIPVNWCEALGTVLANEEVEEWTSKGYSVERKPMRQYMMRITSYAERLLNDLSLCEWPTSTLEMQRNWIGKSEGLELSFPVPSLSKDITVYTTRPDTIFGATYLVLAPEHALVAELTTPEQKSAVEKYQKDCSLKSDLERTELNKDKTGVFTGSYASLPTDSSIKVPIYISDYVLISYGTGAIMAVPAHDQRDYDFAMKFQLPIKQVIDGKMEPNLAFDSKDSVCINSSSAEVQLDGKTYKDAFQTMSIWAEKKGLGRKKVQFKLRDWLFARQRYWGEPIPLVHFADGSSKALSDSELPLVLPDLEEFKPSGTGESPLALAKDWLVYTDPETGEVGKRETNTMPQWAGSCYYYLRYIDPRNNDKLIDPELEKAWMPVEVYVGGAEHAVLHLLYSRFWHKILFDLGHVSSPEPFQKLVHQGLILGEDKGKMSKSRGNVVNPDDVVSEFGADTLRLFEMFMGPFEMSKPWSKNGVDGVFRFLNRVWRLFHSGENESFFVEDIEPNEAELKTLHRTIKKVKDDIDSFSFNTAVSQMMIFINEFTTNPRKPRKVLEPFVLALSPYAPHLAEELWFKLGYKESLAYHPYPKWDEKYLLDANITIVIQVNGKMRGEFLAPRDIEEKEVLSLAKAVEKAKPFWEGKEIKKEIYVKGKLVNIVVAG, encoded by the coding sequence ATGAATTATCCATTCCAAGATATTGAACAAAAATGGCAAAAACACTGGGACGACCACCAGACCTTTCGCACAAACGCTCACTCAACCAAACCTAAATACTATTGTTTAGACATGTTTCCCTACCCAAGTGGCGCAGGACTGCACGTAGGCCACCCAGAGGGATATACAGCGACAGACATCATTTCACGACTCAAACGAATGGAAGGATTTGAAGTCCTTCACCCCATGGGATGGGACGCTTTTGGCCTTCCTGCGGAAAGGTATGCGATGACAACGGGAGTTCACCCACGCACCACCACAAAGAACAATATTGATACCTTTCGTCGCCAAATCAAAAGCCTTGGCCTATCTTATGATTGGAATCGAGAAATCTCGACCACTCACCCGGACTACTACCGTTGGACCCAGTGGATTTTCCTTCAAATCTACAATTCGTACTTTGATCGTAAAAAGAACAAAGCCTTACCCATTACTGAACTCATCCAATCCTTAGAATCGGAGGGCTCCACCTTCTTTGAAGGGAAGGAACTACCGAAAGGAATCCAATTTTCTCCCACCGAATGGAAGGCCAAATCCCGAAAGGAAAAAGAAGACATCCTCTCTTTTTTCCGATTGGTATATGAAGCAAACATTCCTGTCAACTGGTGTGAGGCACTTGGAACTGTTCTTGCCAATGAAGAAGTGGAAGAATGGACTTCCAAAGGGTATTCTGTAGAAAGAAAACCCATGCGCCAATACATGATGCGCATCACTTCTTACGCCGAACGTCTGCTAAACGACCTTTCCCTTTGTGAATGGCCTACTTCTACTCTAGAGATGCAAAGAAATTGGATTGGAAAATCTGAAGGATTGGAACTCAGTTTCCCTGTTCCTTCTTTATCCAAAGACATCACTGTTTATACAACAAGACCCGATACCATTTTTGGGGCCACTTACCTAGTCCTTGCCCCAGAACACGCACTCGTAGCAGAGCTTACCACTCCCGAACAAAAATCGGCTGTGGAAAAATACCAAAAAGACTGTTCTTTAAAAAGTGATTTGGAACGAACCGAGCTGAATAAAGACAAAACAGGTGTGTTTACAGGATCTTACGCCAGTTTGCCAACAGACTCCTCAATAAAGGTTCCCATCTATATTTCTGATTATGTTTTAATTTCTTATGGAACCGGTGCCATCATGGCCGTTCCTGCTCACGACCAAAGAGACTACGATTTTGCTATGAAGTTCCAACTTCCGATCAAACAAGTAATCGATGGAAAGATGGAACCAAATCTTGCTTTTGATTCCAAAGATTCTGTTTGTATCAACTCTTCTTCCGCAGAAGTACAGTTAGATGGTAAAACTTACAAAGATGCCTTCCAAACCATGTCCATTTGGGCAGAAAAGAAAGGCCTTGGACGTAAAAAAGTCCAATTCAAACTGAGAGATTGGCTTTTTGCCAGACAAAGGTATTGGGGAGAACCCATCCCTCTTGTTCACTTTGCCGATGGATCTTCCAAAGCACTTTCTGATTCCGAACTTCCCTTGGTTCTTCCAGACTTAGAAGAATTCAAACCTTCTGGCACGGGAGAATCCCCACTAGCACTTGCTAAAGATTGGCTCGTGTATACAGATCCAGAAACCGGAGAAGTGGGAAAAAGAGAAACCAATACCATGCCGCAGTGGGCCGGTTCTTGTTATTATTATCTTCGTTACATTGACCCAAGAAACAACGACAAACTCATCGATCCAGAACTGGAAAAAGCATGGATGCCTGTGGAAGTTTATGTGGGCGGGGCAGAACATGCCGTATTACACTTGCTATACTCCAGATTTTGGCATAAAATCCTTTTTGATTTAGGCCATGTTTCTTCCCCAGAGCCCTTCCAAAAGTTAGTCCACCAAGGTTTAATTTTGGGAGAAGACAAAGGGAAAATGTCAAAATCTCGTGGAAACGTTGTCAATCCAGATGATGTAGTCTCTGAATTTGGTGCAGACACACTTAGGCTTTTTGAAATGTTTATGGGTCCGTTTGAGATGTCCAAACCTTGGAGTAAAAACGGAGTGGATGGAGTGTTTCGATTTTTAAATCGAGTTTGGAGACTTTTTCACTCAGGCGAAAATGAATCTTTTTTTGTAGAAGATATCGAACCAAACGAAGCCGAACTGAAAACACTACATCGTACAATTAAAAAAGTAAAAGACGATATCGATAGTTTTTCTTTTAATACAGCCGTATCTCAGATGATGATCTTCATCAATGAGTTCACAACAAATCCTAGAAAACCGAGAAAAGTTTTGGAACCGTTCGTTCTCGCACTCTCTCCCTATGCTCCCCATTTGGCAGAAGAACTTTGGTTTAAACTCGGATATAAAGAATCACTCGCCTACCATCCTTATCCAAAATGGGATGAGAAGTACTTACTCGATGCCAACATCACCATTGTGATTCAAGTGAATGGAAAAATGAGAGGAGAGTTTCTTGCTCCTCGTGACATTGAAGAGAAAGAAGTTTTGTCCCTTGCCAAAGCAGTGGAAAAAGCAAAACCATTTTGGGAAGGCAAAGAAATCAAAAAAGAAATCTATGTGAAGGGAAAACTCGTCAATATCGTAGTTGCCGGATAA